In the Flavobacterium acetivorans genome, one interval contains:
- a CDS encoding acyl carrier protein, with the protein MSDIASRVKAIIVDKLGVDENEVVTEASFTNDLGADSLDTVELIMEFEKEFDIQIPDDQAENIATVGQAISYIEEAKK; encoded by the coding sequence ATGTCAGACATTGCATCAAGAGTAAAAGCGATTATCGTAGACAAATTAGGCGTTGACGAAAACGAAGTTGTAACAGAAGCAAGCTTCACTAATGATTTAGGAGCTGACTCATTAGACACTGTTGAGCTTATCATGGAATTCGAAAAAGAATTCGATATTCAAATTCCAGACGATCAAGCAGAAAACATTGCTACTGTAGGTCAAGCTATTTCTTACATCGAGGAAGCTAAAAAATAA